A stretch of Prunus dulcis chromosome 6, ALMONDv2, whole genome shotgun sequence DNA encodes these proteins:
- the LOC117630959 gene encoding homeobox-leucine zipper protein REVOLUTA, whose protein sequence is MAMAVAHHRESSSGSSINKHLDAGKYVRYTSEQVEALERVYAECPKPSSLRRQQLIRECPILSNIEPRQIKVWFQNRRCREKQRKESSRLQTVNRKLTAMNKLLMEENDRLQKQVSQLVCENGFMRQQLHTAPTTDASCDSVVTTPQHSLRDANNPAGLLSIAEETLAEFLSKATGTAVDWVQMPGMKPGPDSVGIFAISQSCSGVAARACGLVSLEPTKIAEILKDRPSWFRDCRSLEVFTMFPAGNGGTIELIYTQTYAPSTLAPARDFWTLRYTTSLDNGSFVVCERSLSGSGAGPNAASAAQFVRAEMLPSGYLIRPCEGGGSIIHIVDHLNLEAWSVPEVLRPLYESSKVVAQRMTIAALRYIRQIAQETSGEVVYSLGRQPAVLRTFSQRLIRGFNDAVNGFNDDGWSLINCDGAEDVIIAVNSTKNLTTSNPANSLALLGGGVLCAKASMLLQNVPPAVLVRFLREHRSEWADFNVDAYSAASLKAGSYAYPGMRPTRFTGGQIIMPLGHTIEHEELLEVVRLEGHSLTQEDAFASRDIHLLQICSGVDENAVGACSELVFAPIDEMFPDDAPLVPSGFRIIPLDSKTSDSKDTLATHRTLDLTSSLEVGSTTNNAAGELSSFHNTRSVLTIAFQFPFENSLQENVATMARQYVRSVISSVQRVAMAISPSGLSPSVGGPKLSPGSPEALTLAHWICQSYSFHVGAELLRPDSLGGDSMLKHLWHHQDAILCCSLKSLPVFIFANQAGLDMLETTLVALQDISLDKIFDECGRKTLCADFAKLMNQGFAHLPAGICMSTMGRHVSYEQAVAWKVLAAEENSVHCLAFSFMNWSFV, encoded by the exons ATGGCTATGGCTGTGGCTCACCACAGAGAGAGTAGTAGTGGGAGCAGCATAAACAAGCACCTTGATGCCGGTAAATACGTACGTTACACTTCTGAGCAAGTTGAAGCTCTTGAGCGAGTCTATGCTGAGTGTCCCAAGCCAAGCTCTTTGCGCAGGCAACAACTGATCCGAGAGTGCCCCATTTTATCAAACATAGAACCCAGACAGATCAAAGTCTGGTTTCAGAACCGAAG GTGTAGGGAGAAGCAGAGAAAAGAGTCCTCGCGGCTGCAGACTGTGAACAGGAAATTAACAGCAATGAACAAGCTGTTGATGGAGGAAAATGATCGACTGCAGAAACAGGTCTCTCAGCTTGTGTGTGAAAATGGGTTTATGCGTCAACAATTGCATACT GCACCAACTACTGATGCAAGCTGCGACTCTGTGGTTACAACTCCTCAGCATTCTCTCAGAGATGCTAATAACCCTGCTGG ACTTCTCTCCATAGCGGAGGAGACCTTGGCAGAGTTCCTCTCTAAGGCTACAGGAACTGCTGTCGATTGGGTCCAGATGCCTGGGATGAAg CCTGGTCCGGATTCGGTTGGGATCTTTGCCATTTCACAAAGTTGCAGTGGAGTGGCAGCTAGAGCCTGCGGTCTTGTAAGTTTAGAGCCAACGAAG ATTGCAGAGATCCTTAAAGATCGTCCATCTTGGTTCCGGGACTGTCGGAGCCTTGAAGTTTTTACCATGTTTCCTGCTGGAAATGGTGGAACTATAGAACTTATTTATACACAG ACATATGCTCCATCTACATTGGCTCCTGCAAGGGATTTCTGGACTCTAAGATACACTACAAGTTTAGATAATGGCAGTTTTGTG GTATGTGAGAGATCTCTGTCTGGTTCTGGCGCTGGCCCAAATGCAGCTTCCGCTGCACAGTTTGTTAGAGCTGAAATGCTTCCAAGTGGTTATCTGATTCGACCATGTGAAGGTGGAGGATCAATCATTCATATTGTTGACCACCTGAATCTTGAG GCATGGAGTGTGCCAGAGGTTCTGCGACCGCTTTATGAATCATCCAAAGTGGTAGCACAAAGAATGACTATTGCG GCATTGCGCTATATCAGGCAAATAGCTCAGGAAACAAGCGGTGAAGTGGTATACAGTTTGGGCAGGCAGCCAGCTGTTCTGCGAACTTTTAGCCAAAGATTGATCAG AGGGTTCAATGATGCTGTCAATGGGTTCAATGACGATGGCTGGTCATTGATCAACTGTGATGGTGCTGAAGATGTTATAATTGCAGTTAATTCAACCAAGAATTTAACTACTTCGAATCCTGCTAATTCCCTTGCATTACTTGGAGGAGGTGTTCTCTGTGCAAAGGCTTCCATGTTACTCCAA AATGTGCCCCCTGCTGTGCTGGTTCGCTTCTTGAGGGAGCACCGTTCAGAGTGGGCTGATTTCAATGTTGATGCCTACTCTGCTGCATCTTTGAAAGCTGGTTCCTATGCTTATCCAGGGATGAGGCCAACAAGGTTTACTGGCGGCCAAATTATCATGCCACTTGGCCACACAATTGAACACGAAGAG TTGCTTGAAGTCGTTCGACTTGAAGGCCATTCTCTCACTCAAGAAGATGCCTTTGCATCAAGAGACATTCATCTCTTGCAG ATATGTAGTGGAGTGGATGAGAATGCTGTTGGAGCCTGTTCTGAACTTGTTTTTGCTCCAATTGATGAGATGTTCCCGGATGATGCTCCATTGGTTCCCTCGGGTTTCCGCATTATCCCGTTGGATTCAAAAACA AGTGATTCAAAGGATACATTGGCTACACATCGAACATTAGATCTGACATCCAGTCTTGAAGTGGGATCAACAACAAACAATGCAGCTGGAGAGTTGTCTTCGTTTCATAATACTCGATCTGTGTTGACGATTGCCTTCCAGTTTCCTTTTGAGAATAGTCTACAGGAGAATGTGGCAACCATGGCACGCCAGTATGTTCGAAGCGTCATTTCATCTGTACAGAGAGTTGCGATGGCTATATCTCCATCTGGACTGAGTCCGTCTGTGGGGGGACCAAAACTATCTCCTGGCTCTCCAGAAGCTCTGACACTGGCCCACTGGATCTGCCAGAGCTATAG TTTTCATGTTGGGGCAGAACTGCTGAGACCTGATTCCTTGGGCGGCGACTCAATGCTGAAACATTTATGGCATCACCAAGATGCCATTTTGTGTTGTTCATTGAAG TCACTCCCGGTTTTCATCTTTGCAAACCAGGCAGGGCTTGACATGCTCGAGACAACATTAGTTGCCCTTCAGGACATCTCgttggataagatttttgatGAGTGTGGACGCAAGACGTTGTGTGCTGACTTTGCTAAACTTATGAATCAG GGATTTGCTCACTTGCCAGCTGGCATTTGCATGTCCACAATGgggcgccacgtgtcatatGAACAAGCCGTTGCATGGAAAGTACTTGCTGCAGAAGAGAACTCTGTTCACTGCCTTGCCTTCTCCTTCATGAACTGGTCTTTTGTGTga
- the LOC117632691 gene encoding CASP-like protein 5A2, protein MNVSHGSVHPVEDVPTTDGAVPHPLRVRMKDLPGMPGTHGGLALRLSQLFFSAAALVVMATTSDFPSVTAFCYLVAAAGLQCLWSCSLAIVDVYALLVRRTLQNHRVVCFFTLGDGMTSTLTFAAACASAGITVLIDNDLDSCAHNHCAQFETATAMAFISWFTALPSFLLNFWSLASR, encoded by the exons ATGAACGTGAGCCATGGATCGGTTCACCCAGTTGAAGATGTACCCACCACAGACGGCGCCGTTCCCCACCCGCTCCGGGTCCGAATGAAGGACCTTCCGGGCATGCCCGGCACCCACGGCGGTCTTGCCTTGCGCCTCTCCCAGCTCTTCTTCTCCGCCGCCGCTCTTGTAGTCATGGCCACCACCTCTGATTTCCCCTCAGTCACAGCCTTTTG CTACCTTGTTGCAGCTGCTGGATTGCAGTGTTTGTGGAGCTGCTCGTTGGCCATTGTTGACGTTTATGCCCTTCTAGTTAGGCGGACTTTGCAGAACCATCGAGTTGTGTGCTTTTTCACCCTTGGTGATGGG ATGACATCCACTCTTACGTTTGCTGCAGCTTGTGCTTCCGCAGGAATCACAGTTCTTATAGACAATGATCTTGATAGCTGTGCCCACAACCATTGTGCACAGTTTGAAACAGCTACAGCCATGGCCTTCATATCCTGGTTCACCGCATTACCATCTTTTCTCTTGAATTTCTGGTCACTGGCATCCCGATGA
- the LOC117632873 gene encoding 39S ribosomal protein L41-A, mitochondrial-like encodes MALGLILGLGRAFRRKRTSSLDILSSKRAPRDYYKGKNCKPIGFHTRKAKYVVQQETLPNYVVPDLTDFKLKPYVSQCPRDVKTSESAGSTK; translated from the exons atggcatTGGGACTAATACTAGGGCTAGGAAGGGCATTTCGTCGAAAGCGCACATCATCGCTTGACATTCTTTCCTCCAAACGTGCCCCTAGGGACTACTACAAGGGGAAGAATTGCAAGCCCATTGGTTTCCACACTAGAAAAG CTAAGTATGTCGTGCAGCAGGAGACATTACCTAACTATGTAGTCCCCGATTTAACCGACTTCAAG CTCAAACCATATGTATCTCAGTGCCCAAGAGATGTCAAGACTAGCGAGTCTGCTGGATCAACTAAATAA